In one window of Desulforhabdus amnigena DNA:
- a CDS encoding lysylphosphatidylglycerol synthase transmembrane domain-containing protein codes for MASRQLKKRFFGLACVCFSFVLVAHLLLRIDLNRAAMILQRANWAWLAAALAATCCIPFCTVFRWIGVLRAQENLKFGYTSALRAVLMANVLNSFLPSKAGDGAKAVYLRKQGGLSRGIGTVILERAVDFSILGVLGILGYFISGAVWGLWTGAVLLGSMMALFGCMLFLPFHKLPLPPKVHEKLKALLGVFKSWVKKPGAVLQTVVGSLCSWSIAGFLVCCLASALNTGLSWGYAYGVFPLAILAGLVPVTLSGIGTRDSAFVLLLASKMPMEEATLVGLGYTLFAYWLLSLISLPVVLWEITAFFRNDKPKEERDDPATGK; via the coding sequence ATGGCATCCAGGCAGTTGAAAAAAAGATTTTTCGGGCTGGCGTGCGTCTGCTTTTCTTTTGTGCTCGTGGCTCACCTTCTCCTGCGAATCGACCTCAACCGTGCCGCCATGATCCTGCAGCGCGCCAACTGGGCCTGGCTGGCCGCAGCACTGGCAGCTACATGCTGTATCCCCTTTTGCACGGTCTTCAGATGGATAGGTGTCCTGCGGGCACAGGAAAACCTCAAATTCGGATATACATCCGCCCTGCGCGCCGTCTTGATGGCGAATGTGCTCAACAGCTTTCTTCCTTCCAAAGCGGGGGATGGAGCCAAGGCGGTTTATCTGCGAAAACAGGGGGGGCTTTCACGGGGGATCGGCACCGTCATTCTGGAGCGGGCCGTGGATTTTTCAATCCTCGGCGTGCTGGGGATACTGGGCTATTTTATCAGCGGAGCGGTATGGGGACTTTGGACGGGTGCGGTATTGCTGGGAAGCATGATGGCTTTGTTTGGTTGCATGTTGTTTCTGCCTTTTCACAAGCTGCCCCTGCCTCCAAAGGTTCACGAAAAGCTGAAAGCCCTTCTCGGAGTGTTCAAAAGTTGGGTCAAAAAGCCGGGCGCCGTCCTTCAGACCGTTGTGGGATCTCTCTGCAGCTGGTCCATTGCCGGTTTCCTCGTCTGTTGCCTGGCTTCCGCTTTGAATACGGGTCTATCCTGGGGGTATGCCTACGGAGTCTTTCCGCTCGCCATCCTTGCCGGTCTCGTACCCGTCACGCTGAGCGGAATCGGTACGCGCGATTCCGCTTTTGTGCTCCTTCTCGCTTCGAAAATGCCCATGGAAGAAGCCACCCTGGTGGGGTTGGGGTATACACTTTTCGCCTACTGGCTGCTCTCTCTCATCAGCCTTCCCGTAGTGCTTTGGGAAATCACGGCCTTCTTCCGCAACGACAAACCGAAGGAGGAAAGGGATGATCCGGCAACCGGGAAATGA